A part of Jiangella alba genomic DNA contains:
- a CDS encoding GntR family transcriptional regulator: MLIRLDPASAEPLFAQLAGAVRGAIARGELAAGERLPSARELAESLGLNVHTVLHGYQLLRDEGLVELRRGRGAVVTEAGAGGLARLREAVAGAIAEARRLGLSADELTALIRKEYS; encoded by the coding sequence ATGCTCATCCGACTCGACCCGGCGTCCGCCGAGCCGCTCTTCGCCCAGTTGGCCGGAGCGGTCCGCGGTGCCATCGCGCGCGGCGAGCTGGCGGCCGGGGAGCGGCTGCCCAGCGCGCGCGAGCTGGCCGAGTCGCTCGGGCTGAACGTCCACACGGTCCTGCACGGCTACCAGCTGCTGCGGGACGAAGGGCTCGTGGAGCTGCGCCGCGGGCGCGGCGCGGTGGTCACCGAGGCCGGCGCGGGCGGCCTGGCGCGGCTGCGCGAGGCCGTCGCCGGCGCCATCGCCGAGGCGCGCCGGCTGGGGCTGAGCGCCGACGAGCTCACCGCATTGATCCGGAAGGAGTACTCATGA